GACGGCGATTATAAAGCCGTGGTAAAACAGACACAAGGATGCGAGATTACCAAAGAAACCGTTTTTAATCTGCGCTATCCTAATGAAATGAATATCGCCATAGCTACTAATAGTGAGTTCCAGCAATGCGGCAGTACTACGGCAACATTAAAGATTACTTCGTTTAATGCTGTAATTCCAGACGGTCCAATCAGCATTTTAAACAATACCTACAATTACCAGTATCAATGGTTCAGAAATGGTGAACCGGTAGCAGGTGCCACTGGCCTGACCCTGACATTAAACAATCATAACGATACGGGCAGTTATACCTTACAGGTTACGATTCCTGATTATGCTGTCATTGTATCAAATGCCATTACTGTCAATTTGAGCTTTGCCAATGAAGTGGTTATCTCTACAAACGACATCCTTTGTTCATCAGAAACTACCGTTACGATAAGAAGTAATATCAACAGTCCTGAATATACCTATAAATGGTACAAACAAGGAAATGGAACTGTTATTGGAACTGAAAACTCACTCACCGTAAATAGTGCCGGAAATTACTTTCTGGTTGTAAGCTATCTGGATTGCACAATTACATCAAACACCCTTGAAGTCGTTCCGTTTGACATGTCACAGATAACCGTCGATTCCCCAAGAGACATCACGCTTATACTGGGCACATCAATTACATTGACAGCAAGCGGTGCTCATACTTATGAATGGTATTTTAACGATGAAATAGTTTCCAACGGGCCTTCTGTAACAATAGAAGAACCCGGAACCTACAAACTTATTGCCAAAGTGGGTGAATGTCAGGTGACCAAAGAATTTGTAGTTACCGGAATGGAAAACAACATGATGGCCATCCCGAATGTTGTAACTCCAAATGCCGATGGAATCAACGACACCTGGAACCTGCCTACCAAATATGTCAATAATGAAAATGTTGAAGTGGTCATTTACGGACCTGACGGTGCTATTGTTTTCAGGTCTACACGATATTTAAATAACTGGCCGGAAAGCTCCTTTACCTATTCCCTTAAAAACCCCGTGTACTATTATACTATCATGGAAGGCAACAAGATTACAGAACGAGGCTCAATAACAATTGTAAAATAATTAAATGATTAAAAATTACCTCGCTTTATCTTTTATTATTTTCTGCATCGCCTTTACTTCTGTAAAAGCGCAGGATGCCCCTGTGCTTACATTTAATATACCGTCACAGAACAATTTAAAATACAACCGCTTCCTATTGAACCCTACATTCTCTTTTGTCGGAGAAGACAATACGTATGTTTCATTATACCACAGAAACCAATGGATACAGTTTAAAGATTCGCCAAAAGTATATATGCTTGCCTATACCGGAAAATTTTCGGACAGAGCCGGATTTGGTTTTGGGCTCTATCAGCAAAATCTTGGCGTAATTGTAAGCTTTGGCGGAATTGCAAACTATGCCTACAATGTGAAGCTGAATGAAAATATGGACCTGACCCTTGGGTTTAATTTTGCATATTACAACAGTGGGGTAGACCGTAACAGGACAGTAACCGAAGAACCGGACCCTGTATTGTTGGCCATGCGTAACAATTCCCTGTTTAGCGTCAAGCCTGGTTTCAACCTCCGCTATCGCAATTTTAACTTTGGCGTCTATGCCGAAAACTTTATCGATTACGATTTTAAATCCAACAAACTGGCAAAAGATTATTCCGACAAGACTTTTTCAGCTCACCTCATGTATTCGCACCAGATGAGTTCACTGACAGACCTGTTTGAAGGAAGCAGTTTCAGACTGATGGCTCGTGGAAAAGTAAACCAGGAAAGTGATTTGGGGTTGAGCGGCTCCATGGTTATTGATTTCCCAAGATTTGGTTGGTTCCAAACCGGGATTGATGATTTTTATGGCGTTGGTGTTGGATTGGGATTCCATTTCACCAAAAGACTTTCTTTAGGCTATACCTATGAAAGGACTATCAAGGAAGGACTTGTTAATTTGGGCTCTACCCATGAAATCACCATGATTTTTTCTTTTCAGGACAGAATTCTGGCCCATAAAAAAACACTTACTGCAAAAGATACTTTGTCCCAAATTGAATCAATTGACAAAAAGATAGCCTCAAAAAAACCAAAAAACGGAAAACCTGAATTTGACAAAGAACTGGAACTGGAAAAACTACGCTTGCAAATGGACGACAGCAACATGCATCTTCTGGATATGCTGATGCAGGAAGATTCGCTGGAGAATATCCGCAAGGCAGAATTTGAGCAGAAGGTAAAAAATCTGATGGACTATGTCAAAAGAGAAAACGCAGCCAAAGAAGCCACTGCCAAACCAATTACACTCCGCAAATCAAAAACCGGTAAAAAGATCGTCCCAAAAACCATGGAGGATTTGAAGGATGCCGAAAACGGATATTATGTCGTATCAAAATCTGCTGACGGCAAAGATGTCATAGAACGCTATGAATCGCTTCCGGAAGCCTTAAAATCATACGAAAAGAAAAAATCAGGAAAGGAAAAAGACCTCTACATCATCCATGTAGACAATCCCGAAGAGCTCGGACTAAGTGAGAACCACAAGAACGTTGATAATAATTCCAAAAACAAAAATGATGAGACACAAGACAGCCAGGACAGTTCCGTAGAACAGTTCCTCAAAGATGAAAAAACGCAAAGAGAGTTAAGCGCCAAGACAGAAGAAGAAATCAAAGAATTCTATTCCAAGAAGACAACAAAGCCTCGGGAAGCTCCTAAGAAAGGCAACAAACTATCAGTAGCAGGACTGGAAACGGGCTACTACATTATCGCTAATGTTTTTGCCGCGCAGGAAAATACTGAAAAGTTCATGGAGAAAATGAGAAACAGAGGTATTGAAACGAGCTATTTTATAAACCCTAAAAACAATTTCAGATATGTCTACCTGAAAAAGCATTCCTCCTGGAGAGAAGCCTTAATTTCTTATTATTCAAATGTGGATAACTCCTACTTTGACCCTATTTGGATAATGAGCATTAACACCAATTAAACAAAAACAACAAATACCACTAAAAACAAAAACAATGCACCAGCTCCCAAACAATGTTCATAAGACAATCGTTCTGCTCGGATGTCTTATTCTAGCCTGTTTTAGCGCTCAGGCACAAGTACCTGTTCCTTTTACACCCAGACTCCAGAATGGAAGTATGAAAGTAAAAGGAGACATCATTTTCGTTGGAAATAACATTCTTAACAGAGCCGCAGCCAACAATGTTTCTGAAGCTAACATTCCTTATAACGGAACAAGTGATAACAACTCCTTCAATATGGAATACATCGATATTGACGGCGACCCATCTACTTTCAGTTCCAGTTCTGCCGATTTGGCTTTAGGAAATAGCTGTTCAAAAGTAGTCTATGCCGGATTGTATTGGGCATCGACCTATCCTTATGAGCGAAGCACGAATCAAAATTCCGAATGGCAGGGAACACCACGTTTCAACGACTGGAATCAGGTCAAATTTAAATTGCCTGGCGGCGCCTATATCAACCTTACGGCAGATAACAATCCTGACCCGGCCGGAGATGAAGATGCGATAATTTTTGACGGATATAATCCTTCAAACATTACTGCTTCTTTTAAAGATTCGCCTATCATCTGTTATAAAAACGTAACCAATTTGGTAAGAGGACTTGCGAACCCGAACGGAACCTATACACTTGCCAACCTACGTGCTGCAAAAGGACGCCGGTCAGGAGCAAGTTCTGCCGGTTGGGTAATGGTTGTTATTTATGAAAATCCAACCATGCCCGGAAAGTTTATTTCTACGTTTGACGGATATGCAGGGGTTCAGGGAAATGTAACTGCCGATATTAATATAAATGGCTTCGTTACACTTCCGGCTCCATTTCCTGTTCGTGCTAAACTTGGTGTAGGTGCTTTAGAAGGTGATGTCGGAATTACAAATGACAGGTTGCGAATCAAAGCAAATACGGTCGCTACTTTTACAGACGTTTCCAACACGCTGAATCCGGCCAACAACTTCTTTAATTCTACCATTACTAATAATAATGCCCAGGTCACAAACAGGAATCCTTATGGAACCAATACTCTGGGTCTGGATTTGGATATGCTCAATCTTTCCAATCCATTAAATGGAATAATCCCTAACAACGAAACCGGGGCAACCTTAAGACTACTAACATCGGGAGACGGATATGGTGCATTCCTGACTTCCTTTGCAGTAGAGGTCATTGAACCGGAAATAAAACTAGTCAAAACCGTAAGAGATATTAGTGGTAACAATATTGGCGGAGCCGATGTCAATCTTGGTCAGGTTTTAGACTATGTATTAACTTTCCAGAATATTGGAAACGACGACGCTCGAAATCTTACGATTAGAGACATTCTTCCAGAGAATACCTTTTTTAATTCTATCGATTTAAGCGGAGCTCCCGGGGTAACCTATGTTTATAACCCAACAACAGGGCAAGTGACGTTTACGGTGCCCAATAATCTTGTCGAAATTGGCGACCCCACCTATACTATCAAGATTCGTGTTCAGGTAGTAAATACTTGTAGCGAGCTGACCAATGCCTGTTCGAACATTATACAGAATCAGGCCTATACCACCTACCGCGGTGCCTTAAACAGCAATATTATTTCTGATGACCCAAGTGTGGCCGGATTGGATTCCTGCGGATTGGGAATACCTGGTCCTGCCAACTTCCTTGTTGATATTGATGAATGTGCTTTCAGAAGAACCGAAATTCTTTGTGGCGCTTCGGTAGTACTAACGGCAGGTTCCGGTTATGCTTCCTATCAATGGCATAACGCCAGTGGTACAGTTATCGGAAACACCCAGAGTATTACGGTGACCACTCCGGGGCAGTACTATGTAGTCAACACTCCTACTCCACCTTGTATTGGAATTACAGAATACATTACTGTAACCCGTTTTGGTACAAACCAAACCAATCCGGTACTGCCTTTTGCAGATGAAATTGTAACCTGTCCAAATGACGGAGAACAACTTCCAAACATATTTTTATGTGGATTAAACGACAGCCGATTCATCCAGACTAACATTACCAATGCCGTCAGCATTATTTGGGAGAAACTCAATGAGGCCAGTTGTCCGGCCGTGGGTATCGATAATTGTGCTAATAAAAATCCTTCCTGCGTTTGGACTCAGCAAGGAACCGGAACCAATTTTAATGTGACTCTTGCCGGGCAATATCGCGTAGTCATCAATTACCAAAACGGTTGTTTCAACAGGTATTATTTCAACGTTTATACCAACCTTTTGGATCCGCAATACATCGTCCAAAATATTACCTGTAACACTACCGGAAAGATTACGGTAACTAATGTCCCTTCAACCTATGAATTCCAACTGGTTAACCAAAATACGGGAGCTGTTTTGGTGCCTTACCAAAGCAGTCCGATTTTCCCGATTACTCAGGCCGGCTCTTATTTGGTGCAAATCAGGCAACAGGGCGTTACAGACGGTTGCGTCTTTGTTATTACTGAAATAGGCGTATCAGACCTAAACTTCCAGGTAAATGTGATCACCAAAAATACTTCCTGTAACGGATTTGGAAGCATCAGACTGCAGGCTCTAAATGTAAGACCACAATATTATTATTCCATCTCGGGTCCAAGCACGCTGAATGTAGGGCCTTTGACAGACAATGATTATGTTTTCCAGAATCTGAATCCGGGAACCTATACCGTTACAGTAAGAACTGATGACGGCTGTACGTTTACCAGTACAACTACTATTCAGGACAATAGTAACCTTAACCTGAATGCGACTATTCTCCAGAACGTTTCATGTACACCGGGCAAAATCAAATTGACCCCTTCCGGTGGTGAAGCACCTTATGTATATGCCATTTACAGCATCAACGGAATATTGCAGAATCCTACAGCAGGTGATTATACCGATATTGACACTTTTGAAATTCCTATTGGCCAGGAAGGAACCTATGTTTTCATTATGGTAGACAACAACAACTGTACGGCATTATCAAATCCGGTAACCATTCAAAATCTTCCCGATGTTGTATTTACTACCAGTTTTGAAAATATAAAATGTAACGGGGCCAACGATGGAAGTATACGATATAACATAACAAACACGAATGGTTTTTCATATTCTTTTGAATTAATGAATGCTTCCGGAAATCTAATCCGTACGAATACATCTGGTATTTTTAACGGACTTGCCCCTGGAAATTATACGGTTTATTTTATCCAGTACGGTCCCACAATATGTGAATTCCCTGCCAATTTTACATTGACAGAACCGGCAGCCCTTACCGGAGCTATAACCCAAACACAACCTTACAACTGTATCACCAATAGCGCAACCATAAGCATTACTGCCGGAAGCGTAACCGGCGGAACACTTCCTTATGAATACAGCATTGACGGAATTAATTTTGGTACTGCAACATCGTTTACCGGATTAACAGCAGGAACCTATACTGTTACTGTCAGAGATGCTAATGGCTGTACATTCAGAACAAACGCAATTACAATCAGTCCGTTGTCGCCTCCTACAAATATCCAATTTGCGGCAACAGCACCAACGTGCCCTGCTTTGACCTCCAACGTAACTCTTACAGTAACTGGCGGAACAGGACCATTTGTTTATGAAATCACTGCACCGGCGGCTGCAATAGCAAACAATGGAAATAATGCTGTATTTTCCGGGCTGGCTCCGGGAACTTATACTTTTAAGGTAACGGATGCCAACGGATGTTCTTTTACCAGAAATTACACAATCAATCAGGTAACACCAATTGCCGTAAATATTTTGGAAAAAGGAGATTCAGCCTGCTTTGACCCTGCAACAGCAACTGGTTATGTGAATTATATTGTAAGCGGATTCACAACAACATATAACTATATCATCAGGAACAGTTCAGGCACAATCATTTCCTCCGGAACCAATGTTTCAACGAGTAACATTTCAACCGGAGCTATCCTTTCTGCTGAAACTTATACAATTACTGTAACCGACAATACCACTAACTGTACTGCTACGGTAACTCAGATAATCAACAGTCCACCATCTGAACTTAACGTCACACTTACCGTAAATCCGATTACCTGCACAGGTGGCGGAAGTGTAATCGTTACAGCAACAGGCGGTTGGGGCAACAACTACCAGTACTTATTGATCGCATCTGACGGAACCCAAATGGGCTATCAATCGAGTCCGGTTTTCAATAACGTGACATCGCCTGGTAATGGCTTGGTTTATATATTGGACTCAATGGTCTGTCAGAAGATAGTACCATTCACTATGACCGTGGCAACACCTCCTGTAATTTCTATAAATGCTTCTTCTGATTTGTGTTATGACACGACAAACAGAGCTACCATAAGCGTAGCTGTAACAGGAGGGACAGCCCCTTTTTCGTATACGATAAACGGGGGAGGCAATCAGTCATCGGGTACATTTGCCAATCTGACGCCGGGAACCTATACCATTAAAGTAACAGATGCAAACGGTTGTACCGATACTGTTACGCAAACGATAAACCAGCAACTTACAACCGTTTCAATATTGGATAAAGGTCTGGATTGTACAAGCAGCCCAGATGCAGAAATAGATATCACTATCAACGGCGGACAAGCTCCTTATTCTTATCAGACATCTGTTAACGGAGGAGCATACGGAGCCATTACTCCGGTTGTTGGGTCGGTAATAAATTATACTACAGCTACACCGGGAACATATCAGTTCCAGATTACAGACAACATTGGCTGTGTCGTACGTACAAACATGGCAACAATAGCACCGCTGTCAAATCCTTCCATACTTTCAGTAACCCAAACACAAAACATTCTGTGTAATGGCGATAATAGTGGAGCGATTGCTGTAGCCATAGACAATACCGCCGGAGTAGCACCAATAGCTATTTCTGTAGTAAATACGACTACAGGTACAAACTTTGGCTCACAAACTTCAGGTTTGCCTGCAGGAAATTATACGATTACCATTACCGACAGTAATTCATGTACCGATACCGAAACGATTACTTTAACACAACCAAATCCTATTACATACAACGTTTCAACTGTTGACATTACTTGTAATAATCCGGGAGGAACATCCTATGGGGAGATTATCGTTCGAAATTTAGCCGGAGGAACCGGACCTTTCACCTATCATGTAAGCAATAACTTTGGCTATTCAGATACCTATAATGCTACAGCAGGAGAAGACCATTCTTTCCAAATTCTGGCTTTCGGTATCTATCAGGTTGATGTAATCGACGCCAATGGCTGTTCGGTTGTCACAAACAATATTATTATTGCTTCACCGCCAGATGACTTATTAATAGATGTGTCAGCCGTGACAGCAGACTGTTTAAATGGTGGAACAGCTAAAATTACAGTAACCTCTGCCGTGAGTAGCGGTAACTTCCAGTTTGCAATTTTAGAATACAACACCATTCCTTACTCTAACAATTATCAGCCTGCTGACCCGGGAACTCCTGAAACAACAACTTTCACAGGATTAACTCCCGGAGTAACGTATACGTTTGTGGTGTATGATGTGGTAACACAATGTTACTATTTCAAATCGGCCAACCTTCCTATCGATTCACCTTCTAACCTGACGGCAACACTTGACGTTGTAAGCAATGTTTCATGTACAGGAAGCGCTAACGGAAATGTTTCATTCACGTTCAGCAATTATGATACCGGAGCAACTCAGGTAAATTATGAAATTTTTAATGCGCAGTCCAATACAAGTACAGGAATAACAGGCAGCTCTACAGCACTACCGGGAGGACCTGTTACGGTAAATAATTTTGGCACATTGCCTCCAGGAAACTATTATATTTTATTTACAGAAGTGGGAGGTGCATTCTCAGGATGTACCAATGCTTCACCAACATTTGCCATAAGCCAGTCTACCAATTTATTGCAGGTAACAGCTGTGGTGACTAAAAATGACAACTGTAATGCCAATGCCGGACAGATTACGGCAACAGGACAATACGGAACAGCTCCTTACCAATACCAACTGGTAGCTGCAGGAGGTCCGGCACCAACTGCGACGACATGGACAGGAACATCGGCCAATGTTTTCAATACCGAAGGAGGCAACTATACAGTATATATCAAAGATGCAAACAATTGTATTCAGTCGGCTCCAATCACATTACCAACTGATACAACTCCTGTAATTACTGCTGTTGTTACCAACCAATGCGGTACTTCAGAAGGAAGTTTTTCTATACAGGTAGATAGAACGGTTAACGGCGTGGCTCCTTACTCTTACAGCATAAACGGAGGAACATTCCAAAATCAGGCGGCTGCTTCATTTACTTATAACAATCTTTCTTCAGGAAGTTATACCATCCAGATAAAAGATGCCAACGGTTGTGGAAATACAGTAACCTTACAAATTTTCGTTCCGTTAAACCTTACTCCGGCAGCCACATTGCAACCTAGCTGTGCCAATAACGATGGAGAAATTACAGTTACCCCTTTTGGAGGTTCAGGCAATTATGAATACGAACTTCAGGACGGGTCAGGCAATACTATTGTTGCTGCTCAGCCAACAGCAAACTTTACCGGATTGGCTGCAGGAAACTATATTGTAGTAATTCACGATACGACTTCAAACTGTAATGAACAGGCAGCAATATCATTAGAAGTTCCTACTCCTGTAACCTTCACCACAAGCTCTGAAAATGTAAGCTGTAATGGTGGCTCTAATGGAGTAATTACAATAACATTGCCGGCTTCAAACGACAATCCACCTTATACCTATACGGTTAATGACGGAACCAATCCGGCTATAACGCAGAACTCTCCTGTGTTTACCGGATTGGCAGCAGGAACTTATACCGTTACTGTAACGTCTGGAAAAAATTGTTCAGATGTTCAAACTGTAACCATTACTGAACCGTCACTTTTAGATATCAGTGCTTCAGCAACGGCCTTTGCTTGTAATACTTCCAATGTGGTGAATACTTCAACTATTACAGTAACTGTTGAAAATGACACAACAGGAAATCCTTCCGGAACAGCTCCCTATTTCTATAGTATTGATGGAACTAATTTCCAAAATACCAACACATTTAATATTATTGACAATGGAAGCACACAGAATATAACCGTAACGGTAAAAGACAGTAATAACTGTACACAAACCACAACGGTAATTATCAATCCTTTACCGGAAATAACAGCAGTTGCTGCAGTTCGCGGAACAGCAATTACCTGTACCAATGACGAATCTGTACAGATAAATGTAACGGGCGGTTCCGGAGATTTCACTTTTGATGTCTTGCCATTAGGGTCACAGGCATCTGTCACTCCGGGTCCGGGGAATAACTCCGCTACATTACTACTGACTCAGCCCGGAAGCTACACTTTCCAGGTCAAAGACAACGTAACCGGATGTTATATGCTTACCGTTCCTTACGAAATTCTGCCGTTTGACACGATTGAAGTAATAGCATCCAATCCTACCCCGGTAACTTGTTTTGGAGATTCGGACGGAACCCTTACCATTAACGTAACAGGATATACCGGTGCTTATTCATACAATGTTATCAATACAGCAGGAACAACCGTAGCAACAGGAAACGGAAGTACAGCAGTAAATCCGTTTACAATAAACGGCCTGACAGCAGGAAATCTTCATGTCGTAGTTACGGCAACTGATACACCTTTCTGTACGGAAGACTCAAACACCGTAACCGTTACTTCTCCTGATAGTCCATTACAGTTGACCGCTAATCAGACTGCCAATGTAACCTGTGACAACAATCAGGGAGAAATCACAGCCTCTGCCACTGGCGGATGGGGAACCTATCTATATGAATTAGTAAACAATACAACCTCAACAACTATTCAGGCGTATGCCGCCAATAGCTCCTTTACAGGTTTGGCTGCAGGAAATTATACTGTTTCGGTAAG
This portion of the Flavobacterium lindanitolerans genome encodes:
- a CDS encoding T9SS type B sorting domain-containing protein, which encodes MHQLPNNVHKTIVLLGCLILACFSAQAQVPVPFTPRLQNGSMKVKGDIIFVGNNILNRAAANNVSEANIPYNGTSDNNSFNMEYIDIDGDPSTFSSSSADLALGNSCSKVVYAGLYWASTYPYERSTNQNSEWQGTPRFNDWNQVKFKLPGGAYINLTADNNPDPAGDEDAIIFDGYNPSNITASFKDSPIICYKNVTNLVRGLANPNGTYTLANLRAAKGRRSGASSAGWVMVVIYENPTMPGKFISTFDGYAGVQGNVTADININGFVTLPAPFPVRAKLGVGALEGDVGITNDRLRIKANTVATFTDVSNTLNPANNFFNSTITNNNAQVTNRNPYGTNTLGLDLDMLNLSNPLNGIIPNNETGATLRLLTSGDGYGAFLTSFAVEVIEPEIKLVKTVRDISGNNIGGADVNLGQVLDYVLTFQNIGNDDARNLTIRDILPENTFFNSIDLSGAPGVTYVYNPTTGQVTFTVPNNLVEIGDPTYTIKIRVQVVNTCSELTNACSNIIQNQAYTTYRGALNSNIISDDPSVAGLDSCGLGIPGPANFLVDIDECAFRRTEILCGASVVLTAGSGYASYQWHNASGTVIGNTQSITVTTPGQYYVVNTPTPPCIGITEYITVTRFGTNQTNPVLPFADEIVTCPNDGEQLPNIFLCGLNDSRFIQTNITNAVSIIWEKLNEASCPAVGIDNCANKNPSCVWTQQGTGTNFNVTLAGQYRVVINYQNGCFNRYYFNVYTNLLDPQYIVQNITCNTTGKITVTNVPSTYEFQLVNQNTGAVLVPYQSSPIFPITQAGSYLVQIRQQGVTDGCVFVITEIGVSDLNFQVNVITKNTSCNGFGSIRLQALNVRPQYYYSISGPSTLNVGPLTDNDYVFQNLNPGTYTVTVRTDDGCTFTSTTTIQDNSNLNLNATILQNVSCTPGKIKLTPSGGEAPYVYAIYSINGILQNPTAGDYTDIDTFEIPIGQEGTYVFIMVDNNNCTALSNPVTIQNLPDVVFTTSFENIKCNGANDGSIRYNITNTNGFSYSFELMNASGNLIRTNTSGIFNGLAPGNYTVYFIQYGPTICEFPANFTLTEPAALTGAITQTQPYNCITNSATISITAGSVTGGTLPYEYSIDGINFGTATSFTGLTAGTYTVTVRDANGCTFRTNAITISPLSPPTNIQFAATAPTCPALTSNVTLTVTGGTGPFVYEITAPAAAIANNGNNAVFSGLAPGTYTFKVTDANGCSFTRNYTINQVTPIAVNILEKGDSACFDPATATGYVNYIVSGFTTTYNYIIRNSSGTIISSGTNVSTSNISTGAILSAETYTITVTDNTTNCTATVTQIINSPPSELNVTLTVNPITCTGGGSVIVTATGGWGNNYQYLLIASDGTQMGYQSSPVFNNVTSPGNGLVYILDSMVCQKIVPFTMTVATPPVISINASSDLCYDTTNRATISVAVTGGTAPFSYTINGGGNQSSGTFANLTPGTYTIKVTDANGCTDTVTQTINQQLTTVSILDKGLDCTSSPDAEIDITINGGQAPYSYQTSVNGGAYGAITPVVGSVINYTTATPGTYQFQITDNIGCVVRTNMATIAPLSNPSILSVTQTQNILCNGDNSGAIAVAIDNTAGVAPIAISVVNTTTGTNFGSQTSGLPAGNYTITITDSNSCTDTETITLTQPNPITYNVSTVDITCNNPGGTSYGEIIVRNLAGGTGPFTYHVSNNFGYSDTYNATAGEDHSFQILAFGIYQVDVIDANGCSVVTNNIIIASPPDDLLIDVSAVTADCLNGGTAKITVTSAVSSGNFQFAILEYNTIPYSNNYQPADPGTPETTTFTGLTPGVTYTFVVYDVVTQCYYFKSANLPIDSPSNLTATLDVVSNVSCTGSANGNVSFTFSNYDTGATQVNYEIFNAQSNTSTGITGSSTALPGGPVTVNNFGTLPPGNYYILFTEVGGAFSGCTNASPTFAISQSTNLLQVTAVVTKNDNCNANAGQITATGQYGTAPYQYQLVAAGGPAPTATTWTGTSANVFNTEGGNYTVYIKDANNCIQSAPITLPTDTTPVITAVVTNQCGTSEGSFSIQVDRTVNGVAPYSYSINGGTFQNQAAASFTYNNLSSGSYTIQIKDANGCGNTVTLQIFVPLNLTPAATLQPSCANNDGEITVTPFGGSGNYEYELQDGSGNTIVAAQPTANFTGLAAGNYIVVIHDTTSNCNEQAAISLEVPTPVTFTTSSENVSCNGGSNGVITITLPASNDNPPYTYTVNDGTNPAITQNSPVFTGLAAGTYTVTVTSGKNCSDVQTVTITEPSLLDISASATAFACNTSNVVNTSTITVTVENDTTGNPSGTAPYFYSIDGTNFQNTNTFNIIDNGSTQNITVTVKDSNNCTQTTTVIINPLPEITAVAAVRGTAITCTNDESVQINVTGGSGDFTFDVLPLGSQASVTPGPGNNSATLLLTQPGSYTFQVKDNVTGCYMLTVPYEILPFDTIEVIASNPTPVTCFGDSDGTLTINVTGYTGAYSYNVINTAGTTVATGNGSTAVNPFTINGLTAGNLHVVVTATDTPFCTEDSNTVTVTSPDSPLQLTANQTANVTCDNNQGEITASATGGWGTYLYELVNNTTSTTIQAYAANSSFTGLAAGNYTVSVRDSGGCIVSQTAVLVQPALISATINASVTQVLCHGDTTAMIEALSVAGGQGSYQFILNRYDATGTTIVLSSGPQTSPQFPGLGAGIYSITITDGWNCNLTTPTLTITEPTPVQGFLSTNSNMTCLTQAEIIVSGLGGTPPYQFSADGISYSNTSVYTVGPGTYQYYVKDANGCQAVLTNQVTILPVPALQLNLDLSSASINCSGESTAAITANATGGLGNYMYELLDGASNVLAGPQAANSFTGLPAGNYYVRVVSLDCRETSSVINITDPAQLTVSYIKQDVLCFGDANGNIEIHTTGGTGIIQYAISPNLNQFVTDNVFDALPPGSYEVIVQDQKGCFELLNIDILEPAPLVATVDAVNQELCLNDANGSIAISITGGTGNYLVSLDNVTFVPVVGNQHTFTNLVGDTLYLIYVRDSNGCNVNPPVEQYMNPAVEVIPAVSVQPNCTNNVPGNIVTVTVNVEVVSDVQYSLDGINYVPSNTFTNLAPGNYTAYVQHTNGCTKQVPFTIDNLLPITATPNVTANVLCFGDTTGSIEVTATGGTGTIEYAISPAFAYGTANTFNNLAAGTYTVKVRDNIGCEVELANITVTEPAAALSATVNGTHEICLGDNNGTITITPAGGTAPYTTSLDSNNPADFTSTLTYNNLNGGQTYTIYVKDANGCEITPQTFTINNGVDIQPTATVVANCTGNVPGNTVTIGVNSAVASQVQYSLDGVTYVTSNTFNNVAPGTHTAYVQHTNGCTKTVPFTINTLLPITASANVTANVLCFGQSTGSIQVTATGGTGTIEYAISPAFAYGTSNTFNNLAAGTYTVKVRDNIGCEVELTNITVTEPAAALSATVNGTHEICLGDNNGTITITPAGGTAPYTTSLDSNNPADFTSALTYNNLNGGQTYTVYVKDANGCEIAPQTFTINNGVDIQPTATVVPNCTGNVPGNTVTINVNPAVASQVQYSLDGVTYVTSNTFNNVAPGTHTAYVQHTNGCTKTVPFTINTLSPVTASANVTANVLCFGQSTGSIQVTATGGTGTIEYAISPAFAYGTSNTFNNLAAGTYTVKVRDNIGCEVELTNITVTQPAAALSATVNGTHEICLGDNNGTITITPAGGTAPYTTSLDSNNPSDFTSALAYSNLNGGQTYTVYVKDANGCEIAPQTFTINNGVDIQPTATVVANCTSNVPGNTVTIGVNSAVASQVQYSLDGVTYAASNVFTNVAPGSHTAYVQHTNGCTKTVPFTINTLIPVTANANVTANVLCFGQSTGSIQVTATGGTGTIEYAISPAFAYGTANTFNNLAAGTYTVKVRDNIGCEVELTNITVTEPAAALTATVNGTHEICLGDNNGTITITPAGGTAPYSTSLDSNNPADFTSTLTYNNLNGGQTYTVYVKDANGCEITPQTFTINNGVDIQPTATVVANCTGNVPGNTVTIGVNPAIASQVQYSLDGVTYVTSNTFTNVAPGTHTAYVQHTNGCTKTVPFTINTLSPVTASANVTANVLCFGQSTGSIQVTATGGTGTIEYAISPAFAYGTANTFNNLASGTYTVKVRDNIGCEVELTNITVTQPAAALTATVNGTHEICLGDNNGTITITPAGGTAPYTTSLDSNNPADFTSALTYNNLNGGQTYTVYVKDANGCEITPQTFTINRGVDIRPTVTVVPNCTNNVPGNTVTINVNPALASQVQYSLDGVTYAASNVFTNVAPGSHTAYVQHTNGCTKTVPFTINTLIPVTANANVTANVLCFGQSTGSIQVTATGGTGVYQYAISPAYSYSSSNTFTNLAAGTYTVKVKDQNGCEITLTNITVTQPAAALTAVVNGTPETCDGLDDGTITIIPSGGTAPYYTSLNSNNPANFTTTLTYTGLIGGRQYTVFVKDANGCQITPAVFRVNDGLNLQPTAVVATNCNGNTPGNTVTVSVNPAVVNDVQYSLDGVNYVSSNVFNNLPVGPHTIYVRHTNGCTKTTTVRINPVTPITASATAVNATCNGLSNGRITVTASGGTGPLQYGISPDFNLTSSNVFQNLAAGNYIVRAVDSKGCYKEVTIAVTEPNALQATVVDVLQEICVDDDNGAIEIAVTGGTAPYSTSLSENGTYVRNEFLYENLNGGQTYTIYVKDSRGCTTSVQVTLDAPVDIDARENIVYNCNGNTVTISVSPGVANNVTYSLDGGTPQTGNIFTDLTNGRHTVEVLHTSACTDTVSFFISNAVPVTVTLAETGLNKITATAFGGTGNYTYTFNGYDNGRNNVYVFYQSGTYEVIVTDSNGCEARATINVVFVDITIPNVTTPNEDGDNDTWSPGNTQNYPNITTDIFDRYGRKLATLRQGQSWDGKYNGTEMPSGDYWYIIKLGNPNDNREFVGNFTIYR